In Curtobacterium sp. TC1, the following proteins share a genomic window:
- a CDS encoding DNA topoisomerase (ATP-hydrolyzing) subunit A, producing the protein MARTDAVGLPDGERIEDVDVSEEMQGSFLEYAYSVIYSRALPDARDGLKPVQRRILYQMAEMGLRPDRGHVKSARVTGEVMGKLHPHGDGAIYDALVRMAQPFTMRVPLIDGHGNFGSLDDGPAAARYTEARLAEPSMAMTEGLGEDVVDFVPNYDNQIMQPGVLPAAFPNLLVNGASGIAVGMATNMAPHNLGEVVEAAKHLLMNPQATLEELMEFVPGPDLPSGGTIVGLSGVRDAYATGRGTFRTRSKVSVENLTPRKVGLVVTELPYLVGPERVIEKIKDGVQSKKLVGISDVNDLTDRNHGLRLVIGIKSGFNPTAVLEQLYKHTPLEDGFGINNVALVGGSPRTLGLRELLDVYVQHRLSVVTRRSEYRLARRRERLHLVEGLLIAILDIDEVIQVIRTSDDSEAARSRLRDVFDLSEVQAEYILELRLRRLTKFSRMELEAERDQLLADIAALEELLASDERLRAQVALELTEVSDRFATPRRTLLTEADAPVKGGRKAAVDPESLQVADSPCRVLLSTTGRLIRVDIPTSELSIVRVPKRSKHDAVRSAVVSTVRGQVGALTSTGRVLRLSPVDVPAVPPAAVRLDAGVRVTDFLALTKGETVVALVDLSGASSDALAIGTAQGVVKRVVPGTWPDKPEFVAIGLKPGDTVIGAAQAPESDDLVFISSNAQLLRFPAAGVRAQGLPAGGVAGMALASGASVIWFGSVARSDDAVVATVSTTSTALPGTDSGRAKVSALSEFPAKGRATQGVRAHAFLKGEDGLTVGWAGIAPPHAVGTDGAARTLPDWLSKRDGSGAPLEAVIGSIGGSAAALDGTAGDA; encoded by the coding sequence CGCGGGCGCTGCCCGATGCACGTGACGGCCTGAAGCCCGTCCAGCGGCGCATCCTGTACCAGATGGCCGAGATGGGGCTGCGGCCCGACCGCGGGCACGTCAAGAGCGCCCGCGTCACCGGCGAGGTGATGGGCAAGCTGCACCCGCACGGCGACGGCGCGATCTACGACGCCCTGGTGCGGATGGCGCAGCCGTTCACCATGCGGGTGCCGCTGATCGACGGCCACGGCAACTTCGGCTCGCTCGACGACGGTCCCGCTGCCGCCCGGTACACCGAGGCACGTCTGGCCGAACCGTCGATGGCCATGACCGAGGGCCTCGGCGAGGACGTCGTCGACTTCGTCCCGAACTACGACAACCAGATCATGCAGCCCGGCGTGCTGCCGGCGGCGTTCCCGAACCTGCTCGTCAACGGCGCCTCGGGCATCGCGGTCGGCATGGCGACCAACATGGCGCCGCACAACCTGGGCGAGGTGGTCGAGGCCGCGAAGCACCTGCTCATGAACCCCCAGGCCACCCTCGAAGAGCTCATGGAGTTCGTGCCCGGCCCGGACCTGCCCTCGGGCGGCACGATCGTCGGCCTCTCCGGGGTCCGCGACGCCTACGCCACCGGCCGCGGCACGTTCCGCACACGCTCGAAGGTGAGCGTCGAGAACCTCACACCGCGCAAGGTCGGCCTCGTCGTCACCGAGCTGCCGTACCTGGTGGGCCCCGAGCGCGTCATCGAGAAGATCAAGGACGGCGTCCAGTCCAAGAAGCTCGTCGGCATCTCGGACGTCAACGACCTGACCGACCGCAACCACGGGCTCCGGCTCGTCATCGGCATCAAGAGCGGCTTCAACCCCACCGCGGTGCTCGAGCAGCTGTACAAGCACACTCCGCTCGAGGACGGCTTCGGCATCAACAACGTCGCGCTCGTCGGCGGGTCGCCCCGCACGCTCGGGCTGCGCGAGCTGCTCGACGTCTACGTGCAGCACCGGCTGTCGGTCGTCACCCGGCGCTCCGAGTACCGGCTCGCGCGTCGTCGCGAGCGGTTGCACCTGGTCGAGGGACTGCTCATCGCGATCCTCGACATCGACGAGGTCATCCAGGTCATCCGCACCTCGGACGACTCCGAGGCGGCACGCAGCCGACTCCGCGACGTCTTCGACCTGTCCGAGGTGCAGGCGGAGTACATCCTCGAGCTGCGGCTCCGGCGCCTGACGAAGTTCTCGCGCATGGAGCTCGAGGCCGAGCGCGACCAGCTGCTCGCCGACATCGCCGCGCTCGAGGAACTGCTGGCGTCCGACGAACGGCTCCGCGCTCAGGTCGCGCTCGAGCTCACCGAGGTGTCCGACCGGTTCGCCACCCCGCGCCGCACGCTGCTCACCGAGGCCGACGCACCCGTCAAGGGCGGTCGCAAGGCAGCCGTCGACCCGGAGTCGCTCCAGGTCGCCGACTCGCCGTGCCGTGTGCTGCTCTCGACCACCGGACGGCTCATCCGCGTCGACATCCCGACGTCGGAGCTCAGCATCGTCCGCGTGCCGAAGCGCTCCAAGCACGACGCCGTCCGGTCCGCCGTGGTGAGCACCGTCCGGGGCCAGGTCGGCGCGCTGACCTCCACCGGTCGGGTGCTGCGGCTCTCCCCCGTCGACGTCCCGGCGGTGCCGCCCGCAGCCGTCCGGCTCGACGCCGGCGTGCGGGTCACCGACTTCCTGGCGCTCACCAAGGGCGAGACGGTCGTCGCGCTCGTCGACCTGTCCGGCGCATCGTCGGACGCACTCGCCATCGGTACCGCACAGGGTGTGGTCAAGCGCGTCGTGCCCGGCACCTGGCCGGACAAGCCGGAGTTCGTCGCGATCGGCCTGAAGCCCGGCGACACGGTGATCGGCGCCGCTCAGGCACCCGAGTCCGACGACCTGGTGTTCATCAGCTCGAACGCCCAGCTCCTGCGGTTCCCCGCGGCCGGTGTCCGCGCCCAGGGGCTCCCCGCCGGCGGTGTCGCGGGCATGGCGCTGGCCTCCGGCGCCTCGGTGATCTGGTTCGGGTCCGTCGCCCGCTCCGACGACGCCGTGGTCGCCACCGTGTCCACGACGTCGACGGCGCTGCCCGGCACGGACTCCGGTCGCGCCAAGGTTTCCGCGCTGTCCGAGTTCCCCGCCAAGGGCCGTGCGACCCAGGGCGTCCGGGCGCACGCGTTCCTGAAGGGCGAGGACGGGCTCACCGTGGGCTGGGCGGGCATCGCTCCGCCGCACGCGGTCGGCACGGACGGCGCGGCGCGGACCCTGCCGGACTGGCTGTCGAAGCGTGACGGGTCCGGTGCGCCGCTCGAGGCCGTCATCGGCTCGATCGGTGGCAGTGCCGCTGCGCTCGACGGCACCGCCGGCGACGCGTAG